A region from the Vespula pensylvanica isolate Volc-1 chromosome 9, ASM1446617v1, whole genome shotgun sequence genome encodes:
- the LOC122631919 gene encoding inactive selenide, water dikinase-like protein: MAEIQGTPVAQDALSVVQLELGGNPNALALRRPFDPVAHDLDATFRLTRFADLKGUGCKVPQEVLGKLLEGLQADDNAAQDHEHAHFMHMAIPRIGIGMDSSVTPLRHGGLSLVQTTDFFYPLVDDPYMMGKIACANVISDLYAMGVTECDNMLMLLGVSTKMTEKERDVVVPLIMRGFKDSALEAGTTVTGGQTVVNPWCTIGGVASTVCQPNEYIVPDNAVVGDVLVLTKPLGTQVAVNAHQWLDQPDRWNRIKLVVSEDDVRKAYQRAMDSMARLNRIAARLMHKYNAHGATDVTGFGLLGHAQNLAKHQKNEVSFVIHNLPVIAKMAAVAKACGNMFQLLQGHSAETSGGLLICLPREQAAAYCKDIEKQEGYQAWIIGIVEKGNRTARIIDKPRVIEVPAKEKDGELW, encoded by the exons ATGGCGGAGATACAGGGAACCCCGGTAGCTCAGGACGCCCTGTCCGTCGTACAGCTGGAACTTGGTGGTAATCCAAATGCCTTGGCGTTGCGCAGGCCGTTCGACCCGGTGGCACATGATCTCGATGCGACCTTCCGCTTAACGCGGTTCGCCGACCTAAAAGGATGAGGGTGTAAAGTCCCTCAGGAGGTTCTTGGGAAACTCCTAGAGGGACTACAGGCCGACGATAATGCCGCACAGGATCATGAACATGCCCACTTTATGCATATGGCCATTCCGCGCATCG GCATTGGTATGGATTCCTCCGTAACTCCTTTGAGACATGGCGGACTTAGCTTGGTACAAACAACAGACTTTTTTTACCCACTAGTCGATGATCCCTATATGATGG GAAAAATTGCATGCGCCAATGTCATCAGTGATTTATATGCCATGGGAGTCACTGAATGTGACAATATGTTAATGTTGTTGGGTGTCAGTACAAAAATGACAGAAAAAGAACGCGATGTTGTTGTTCCATTAATTATGAGAGGTTTTAAAGATTCAGCACTAGAGGCTGGAACAACTGTTACTGGTGGTCAAACAGTTGTTAATCCTTGGTGTACGATAGGTGGTGTCGCTTCTACCGTTTGTCAACCAAACGAATATATTGT acCAGATAATGCAGTTGTTGGCGATGTACTTGTGTTAACGAAACCTCTTGGTACGCAAGTTGCTGTAAATGCGCATCAATGGCTGGACCAACCTGATCGTTGGAATAGAATTAAACTTGTTGTTAGTGAAGATGATGTAAGGAAAGCTTATCAACGAGCAATGGATAGTATGGCTCGATTAAACAGAATAG CGGCGAGATTAATGCATAAATACAATGCACACGGAGCAACGGACGTTACAGGCTTTGGCCTTTTAGGACATGCACAAAATCTCGCGAAACACCAGAAAAATGAAGTCTCTTTCGTTATTCATAATTTACCTGTTATTGCGAAGATGGCAGCGGTGGCTAAAGCTTGCGGTAACATGTTCCAATTACTTCAAGGACATTCTGCTGAAACAAGCGGCGGGCTTCTTATATGCCTTCCTCGAGAACag GCGGCTGCATATTgcaaagatatagagaaacaAGAGGGATATCAAGCGTGGATAATTGGTATtgtggaaaaaggaaatcgtACTGCTAGAATAATCGACAAACCTCGAGTAATCGAAGTACCAGCCAAGGAGAAGGATGGAGAACTCTGGTAA
- the LOC122631918 gene encoding cysteine protease ATG4D encodes MKGQVQAARERLGGFSNNSYYPSSADHVPDIQRIVPISNYELQLDDSAVVTEVDNKVKTKLLSIWNNVKYGWTVKIKTNFSKESPVWLLGQRYPKQLEDTLEKASEALSGLGTGSEVSLAIDAASYEEGIEGFKRDFVSRLWLTYRREFPNLRGSTFTTDCGWGCMLRSGQMMMAQALVYHFLGRDWRWYPDQTIKTDEQNEEEKKHRMIIKWFGDQPGPHSPLSIHKLVSLGAQSGKQIGDWYGPGSVAHLLSQAVKSAAEIHKEFSNLCVYVAQDCAVYLDDVKKLCETPNESWRSLVLLVPLRLGTDKLNPTYIPCLTKLLELEFCIGIIGGRPRHSLYFIGYQEDKLIHLDPHYCQESVDMSKEMFSLSTFHCTSPRKMVLSKMDPSCCIGFYIHDKSSFDEFVTKVENILIPQTQKTDYPMFLFCEGSGEELRENIEVGENPLPSTTLFVRPDAFEDHYEFEEFELICIGNKSK; translated from the exons ATGAAGGGACAAGTACAAGCCGCACGGGAGAGGTTAG GTGGCTTCAGCAATAACAGCTACTATCCTAGTTCAGCAGACCATGTTCCTGATATTCAACGTATTGTCCCAATTTCCAATTATGAACTACAATTAGATGATTCCGCAGTTGTAACAGAGGTCGATAATAAAGTCAAAACAAAATTGCTCTCTATTTGGAATAATGTGAAATATG gatggactgtaaaaataaaaacaaatttttcaaaagaatctCCAGTATGGTTGCTCGGACAGAGATATCCCAAACAGTTGGAAGATACTTTAGAAAAAGCGTCGGAAGCTCTCTCTGGATTAGGAACTGGAAGCGAAGTGTCGTTAGCAATAGATGCTGCTAGTTATGAAGAAGGAATTGAAGGATTTAAGAGAGATTTCGTTTCTCGCCTATGGTTAACTTATAGGAGAGAATTTCCAAATTTAAGAGGATCCACTTTTACTACAGATTGTGGCTGGGGTTGTATGTTACGTAGCGGACAAATGATGATGGCACAAGCATTAGTTTATCATTTTCTAGGACGAg ATTGGAGGTGGTATCCGGATCAAACAATTAAAACAGATGAAcagaatgaagaagagaaaaaacatcgTATGATTATAAAATGGTTTGGAGATCAACCGGGACCTCattctcctctttctattcATAAATTAGTGTCGCTTGGTGCACAATCAGGGAAACAAATAGGAGACTGGTATGGGCCTGGATCAGTTGCACATCTTTTAAGCCAAGCAGTAAAATCTGCAGCTGAGATTCACAAGGAATTTAgtaatttgtgtgtgtatgttgcTCAAGATTGTGCAG TCTATTTGGATGATGTTAAAAAGTTATGCGAGACTCCAAATGAAAGCTGGAGATCTCTTGTACTATTAGTACCTTTAAGACTTGGTACTGATAAGTTAAATCCAACTTACATACCATGTTTGACAAAGTTGTTGGAATTAGAATTTTGCATTGGTATCATTGGTGGACGTCCGAGacattctctttatttcattggttatcaagaagataaattaatacatttaGATCCACATTATTGTCAAGAAAGCGTAGACATGtcgaaagaaatgttttccCTATCGACATTCCATTGTACTTCGCCTAGAAAAATGGTACTTTCCAAAATGGATCCTAGTTGTTGCATCGGATTTTACATACACGATAAAAGTTCCTTTGACGAATTTGTAACTAAAGTCGAAAAT atattgatACCGCAAACCCAGAAAACGGATTATCCAATGTTCTTATTTTGCGAAGGAAGTGGGGAGGAATTAAGAGAAAACATAGAGGTCGGAGAAAATCCACTGCCCTCGACAACGCTATTTGTACGACCCGATGCATTCGAAGATCATTATGAGTTCGAGGAATTTGAACTCATATGTATAggaaataaaagcaaatag
- the LOC122631920 gene encoding GTP:AMP phosphotransferase AK3, mitochondrial, translating to MVALSTCCFSKAAAFRAVILGAPASGKGTISLRIIEQFNIIHISSGDKLRLHVKNGTELGKEVKKYLDSGSFVPDKTMISLIEKEIEVVGNRNWLLDGFPRTLTQAEMLHRIQPVNLVLNLIVPTSVILNRVKNRWVHLPSGRIYNIGFNDPKVPGKDDVTGEPLSQREDDKPEVVHRRLEEYSAKTKPVIDFYSNLGILKNFRGNTTDKIWPSINECIEQFL from the exons ATGGTAGCGTTATCCACGTGTTGTTTTTCCAAGGCTGCGGCCTTCAGGGCCGTCATACTTGGTGCCCCTGCTTCCGGAAAAGGTACGATCTCCTTAAGGATCATCGAACAATTcaacataatacatatttccAGTGGGGACAAATTACGTTTGCACGTGAAGAATGGTACAG AATTGGGCAAAGAGgtgaagaaatatttagaCAGTGGAAGTTTCGTGCCAGACAAAACGATGATTTCCttaatcgagaaagaaattgaagtTGTAGGAAATCGTAATTGGCTGTTAGACG GATTCCCAAGAACGTTGACTCAGGCGGAAATGCTGCATAGAATTCAACCGGTGAATCTTGTCCTGAATCTAATCGTACCTACATCCGTGATTTTAAATCGTGTGAAGAATAGGTGGGTCCATTTGCCAAGCGGAAGAATTTACAATATAGGATTTAATGATCCCAAAGTACCG ggtAAAGACGATGTGACTGGTGAACCACTTAGCCAAAGAGAGGACGACAAACCGGAAGTAGTACATAGAAGATTAGAAGAATATTCTGCAAAGACCAAACCGGTGATAGACTTTTACAGTAATCTTGGAATACTTAAGAATTTTCGGGGTAACACTACCGATAAAATATGGCCTTCGATCAATGAATGTattgaacaatttttataa